A genomic window from Gambusia affinis linkage group LG16, SWU_Gaff_1.0, whole genome shotgun sequence includes:
- the dact1 gene encoding dapper homolog 1 isoform X2 produces MFPTHHRCCREQTELQPLDMPLFAASRREGDGRCGRHRAPSDGERLRSVRERLELMVSVLGELEYLRHRQQLLVLSALKEEVKEARSDAQLSCEENILVLRKQLSCLRRDAGVISELHELDQQINELRLEPEPSHDQLETDSRPSSGFYELSDGASGSLSNSSHSVFSECFCSTADAEGYFLSTEELASCLEYDVLVGGFYDDLGSSGVVRRSLSAPHQASLEATSLAPTDSPSKTFCNFFPRKASDIYNYRSPSHAAAVQGSALLQVSGDGGQSRDEAGGECLKTETFPILGSVSGPLRPQGSTFQSHSSKHLEKYIFGLLQRRAQPIRANRPRTNISTDPLKSVVRQPSFSLRQISGPCSGAGTLKGSEIKSVFPAGETSAEVITVSSSPRQSSLESKNEEKGTQRVSPDDTVTIKTSSKINKGDSNSDLQNNCSVTSRVKNTSTKRLISKTGKGSLSLSGASVPTLLTDNIVQGSPKCNSSDKETSQPCCPVDQEQIVKSVLTAKTQTGASKKLSKALQSGPSEDNKSELAHSSAEPFAQNHEEDIRVARRSHVGNGNLAKQHNGKHRKGNNRNVKITKVKSTNRTSTMLASERKEVPSEKKDKFCLNPNRVLEVDDGSSNHVKVSNKRTSSGLKNISASTLLAGVPDKQARSTQISMRSGVLKQHHHGNYHSHLPHGREQVIVVAKPKYKRNDYRPLRAIMEVPCDSANKHGQWRQRKKVVRNSVAKTYPTSGGQQCSLYSNVAGSDSEYSAECVSLFHSTIVDTSEDDKSNYTTNCFGDSESSEEEYVEENTTTTDTEESVGGGPGGAGGGRTGIGKLEMYPAQTKTFVKIKASYNLKRKILRFRSGSLKLMTTV; encoded by the exons ATGTTCCCCACACACCACCGATGCTGCAGGGAGCAGACGGAGCTACAGCCGCTGGACATGCCGTTGTTTGCAGCCTCTAGGCGGGAGGGAGACGGCCGCTGCGGCCGGCACAGAGCGCCATCGGACGGGGAACGGCTGCGCTCCGTGCGGGAGCGGCTGGAGCTCATGGTGTCGGTGCTGGGAGAGCTGGAGTACCTGCGGCACCGGCAGCAGCTCCTGGTCCTGAGCGCCCtgaaggaggaggtgaaggaggcGCGGAGCGATGCTCAGCTGAGCTGCGAGGAGAACATCCTGGTGCTACGGAAACAGCTG aGCTGTCTGAGGAGGGACGCTGGAGTCATCAGCGAGTTACATGAGCTGGACCAGCAGATCAACGAGCTGCGACTGGAACCGGAGCCGTCACATGACCAGCTGGAGACTGACAGCCGGCCCAGCTCAG GGTTCTATGAACTGAGTGATGGGGCCTCTGGCTCACTCTCCAACTCGTCTCACTCGGTCTTCAGCGAGTGCTTCTGTTCGACCGCCGACGCTGAAGGATACTTCCTGTCTACAG agGAGCTAGCCAGCTGTTTGGAGTATGACGTGCTGGTTGGAGGATTTTATGACGACTTGGGTTCGTCTGGCGTTGTCCGCCGATCACTCTCAGCTCCTCACCAGGCTTCTCTGGAGGCTACGTCACTGGCTCCCACCGACTCCCCGTCTAAaactttttgcaattttttccCCAGAAAGGCGAGCGACATTTACAACTACCGAAGCCCGTCACACGCTGCGGCCGTCCAAGGCTCTGCACTTCTGCAGGTTTCTGGTGACGGAGGTCAGAGCAGAGATGAAGCTGGTGGTGAATGTCtcaaaacagaaaccttcccCATACTTGGTTCTGTTTCAGGGCCTCTTAGACCTCAAGGCTCCACTTTCCAAAGTCATTCCAGTAAACACCTGGAGAAGTACATCTTTGGTCTGCTGCAGCGGAGGGCCCAGCCTATTAGGGCCAACAGACCCAGGACCAACATCAGCACGGACCCTCTAAAGAGTGTCGTCCGTCAGCCCAGTTTCTCTTTGAGACAAATATCTGGTCCCTGTTCTGGTGCTGGAACTCTGAAAgggtctgaaataaaatctgtgttCCCTGCTGGAGAAACCTCGGCAGAAGTCATTACCGTCTCATCTTCTCCGAGGCAAAGCTCTTTAGAAAGCAAAAATGAAGAGAAGGGCACTCAGAGAGTTTCCCCTGATGATACTGTCACCATAAAAACCAGCTCCAAGATCAACAAAGGTGACTCAAACTCCGACCTGCAGAACAATTGTTCTGTCACCAGTCGGGTCAAGAACACCAGCACAAAGAGACTCATTAGCAAGACAGGCAAAGGGTCTCTTTCACTCTCAGGTGCTTCTGTCCCAACTCTTCTCACAGATAACATAGTTCAGGGAAGTCCAAAATGTAACTCCTCAGACAAAGAGACAAGTCAGCCATGTTGCCCTGTTGACCAAGAGCAGATCGTCAAATCAGTTCTAACAGCTAAAACACAGACTGGTGCTTCCAAGAAGCTCTCCAAGGCTCTACAGAGCGGCCCATCAGAGGACAACAAGTCAGAGCTGGCCCACTCCAGTGCAGAACCTTTTGCTCAGAATCATGAGGAAGACATAAGAGTAGCAAGAAGAAGTCATGTGGGGAATGGCAACCTGGCCAAGCAGCATAACGGTAAACACCGCAAAGGCAACAACAGGAATGTTAAGATTACCAAAGTGAAGAGCACCAATAGAACATCCACCATGTTGGCTTCTGAGCGTAAGGAGGtgccttcagaaaaaaaagataagttcTGCCTTAACCCTAACAGGGTTCTTGAAGTAGACGATGGAAGCTCCAACCATGTCAAGGTCTCCAACAAACGAACTTCATCAGGCTTGAAAAACATCTCTGCATCCACCCTGTTAGCCGGAGTCCCAGACAAGCAAGCAAGGTCAACACAAATCAGCATGAGATCAGGAGTATTAAAGCAGCATCACCATGGAAACTACCATTCCCATCTTCCCCATGGACGCGAACAGGTAATTGTTGTGGCCAAGCCAAAGTACAAGCGGAATGATTACCGGCCCCTGCGTGCCATCATGGAAGTACCATGCGACAGTGCGAACAAACACGGCCAATGGCGACAGAGAAAGAAGGTAGTCAGAAACTCTGTAGCCAAAACATACCCCACCTCTGGGGGGCAGCAGTGTAGCCTGTACTCCAATGTTGCAGGGAGTGACTCAGAGTATTCAGCCGAGTGCGTCTCACTCTTTCACTCCACCATTGTGGACACCAGCGAGGACGACAAGTCCAACTACACCACAAACTGCTTTGGGGACAGCGAGTCTAGTGAGGAGGAATATGTGGAGGAGAACACCACCACCACGGACACTGAGGAGAGCGTAGGAGGAGGCCCTGGAGGGGCTGGGGGTGGCAGGACAGGCA TAGGGAAACTGGAAATGTACCCAGCTCAGACTAAGACCTTTGTTAAGATTAAGGCTTCTTACAACCTGAAGAGGAAGATCCTCAGATTCAGGTCGGGTTCACTCAAACTCATGACCACAGTGtga
- the dact1 gene encoding dapper homolog 1 isoform X1 — protein sequence MFPTHHRCCREQTELQPLDMPLFAASRREGDGRCGRHRAPSDGERLRSVRERLELMVSVLGELEYLRHRQQLLVLSALKEEVKEARSDAQLSCEENILVLRKQLSCLRRDAGVISELHELDQQINELRLEPEPSHDQLETDSRPSSGFYELSDGASGSLSNSSHSVFSECFCSTADAEGYFLSTEELASCLEYDVLVGGFYDDLGSSGVVRRSLSAPHQASLEATSLAPTDSPSKTFCNFFPRKASDIYNYRSPSHAAAVQGSALLQVSGDGGQSRDEAGGECLKTETFPILGSVSGPLRPQGSTFQSHSSKHLEKYIFGLLQRRAQPIRANRPRTNISTDPLKSVVRQPSFSLRQISGPCSGAGTLKGSEIKSVFPAGETSAEVITVSSSPRQSSLESKNEEKGTQRVSPDDTVTIKTSSKINKGDSNSDLQNNCSVTSRVKNTSTKRLISKTGKGSLSLSGASVPTLLTDNIVQGSPKCNSSDKETSQPCCPVDQEQIVKSVLTAKTQTGASKKLSKALQSGPSEDNKSELAHSSAEPFAQNHEEDIRVARRSHVGNGNLAKQHNGKHRKGNNRNVKITKVKSTNRTSTMLASERKEVPSEKKDKFCLNPNRVLEVDDGSSNHVKVSNKRTSSGLKNISASTLLAGVPDKQARSTQISMRSGVLKQHHHGNYHSHLPHGREQVIVVAKPKYKRNDYRPLRAIMEVPCDSANKHGQWRQRKKVVRNSVAKTYPTSGGQQCSLYSNVAGSDSEYSAECVSLFHSTIVDTSEDDKSNYTTNCFGDSESSEEEYVEENTTTTDTEESVGGGPGGAGGGRTGRQRGQLRTARVTVGKLEMYPAQTKTFVKIKASYNLKRKILRFRSGSLKLMTTV from the exons ATGTTCCCCACACACCACCGATGCTGCAGGGAGCAGACGGAGCTACAGCCGCTGGACATGCCGTTGTTTGCAGCCTCTAGGCGGGAGGGAGACGGCCGCTGCGGCCGGCACAGAGCGCCATCGGACGGGGAACGGCTGCGCTCCGTGCGGGAGCGGCTGGAGCTCATGGTGTCGGTGCTGGGAGAGCTGGAGTACCTGCGGCACCGGCAGCAGCTCCTGGTCCTGAGCGCCCtgaaggaggaggtgaaggaggcGCGGAGCGATGCTCAGCTGAGCTGCGAGGAGAACATCCTGGTGCTACGGAAACAGCTG aGCTGTCTGAGGAGGGACGCTGGAGTCATCAGCGAGTTACATGAGCTGGACCAGCAGATCAACGAGCTGCGACTGGAACCGGAGCCGTCACATGACCAGCTGGAGACTGACAGCCGGCCCAGCTCAG GGTTCTATGAACTGAGTGATGGGGCCTCTGGCTCACTCTCCAACTCGTCTCACTCGGTCTTCAGCGAGTGCTTCTGTTCGACCGCCGACGCTGAAGGATACTTCCTGTCTACAG agGAGCTAGCCAGCTGTTTGGAGTATGACGTGCTGGTTGGAGGATTTTATGACGACTTGGGTTCGTCTGGCGTTGTCCGCCGATCACTCTCAGCTCCTCACCAGGCTTCTCTGGAGGCTACGTCACTGGCTCCCACCGACTCCCCGTCTAAaactttttgcaattttttccCCAGAAAGGCGAGCGACATTTACAACTACCGAAGCCCGTCACACGCTGCGGCCGTCCAAGGCTCTGCACTTCTGCAGGTTTCTGGTGACGGAGGTCAGAGCAGAGATGAAGCTGGTGGTGAATGTCtcaaaacagaaaccttcccCATACTTGGTTCTGTTTCAGGGCCTCTTAGACCTCAAGGCTCCACTTTCCAAAGTCATTCCAGTAAACACCTGGAGAAGTACATCTTTGGTCTGCTGCAGCGGAGGGCCCAGCCTATTAGGGCCAACAGACCCAGGACCAACATCAGCACGGACCCTCTAAAGAGTGTCGTCCGTCAGCCCAGTTTCTCTTTGAGACAAATATCTGGTCCCTGTTCTGGTGCTGGAACTCTGAAAgggtctgaaataaaatctgtgttCCCTGCTGGAGAAACCTCGGCAGAAGTCATTACCGTCTCATCTTCTCCGAGGCAAAGCTCTTTAGAAAGCAAAAATGAAGAGAAGGGCACTCAGAGAGTTTCCCCTGATGATACTGTCACCATAAAAACCAGCTCCAAGATCAACAAAGGTGACTCAAACTCCGACCTGCAGAACAATTGTTCTGTCACCAGTCGGGTCAAGAACACCAGCACAAAGAGACTCATTAGCAAGACAGGCAAAGGGTCTCTTTCACTCTCAGGTGCTTCTGTCCCAACTCTTCTCACAGATAACATAGTTCAGGGAAGTCCAAAATGTAACTCCTCAGACAAAGAGACAAGTCAGCCATGTTGCCCTGTTGACCAAGAGCAGATCGTCAAATCAGTTCTAACAGCTAAAACACAGACTGGTGCTTCCAAGAAGCTCTCCAAGGCTCTACAGAGCGGCCCATCAGAGGACAACAAGTCAGAGCTGGCCCACTCCAGTGCAGAACCTTTTGCTCAGAATCATGAGGAAGACATAAGAGTAGCAAGAAGAAGTCATGTGGGGAATGGCAACCTGGCCAAGCAGCATAACGGTAAACACCGCAAAGGCAACAACAGGAATGTTAAGATTACCAAAGTGAAGAGCACCAATAGAACATCCACCATGTTGGCTTCTGAGCGTAAGGAGGtgccttcagaaaaaaaagataagttcTGCCTTAACCCTAACAGGGTTCTTGAAGTAGACGATGGAAGCTCCAACCATGTCAAGGTCTCCAACAAACGAACTTCATCAGGCTTGAAAAACATCTCTGCATCCACCCTGTTAGCCGGAGTCCCAGACAAGCAAGCAAGGTCAACACAAATCAGCATGAGATCAGGAGTATTAAAGCAGCATCACCATGGAAACTACCATTCCCATCTTCCCCATGGACGCGAACAGGTAATTGTTGTGGCCAAGCCAAAGTACAAGCGGAATGATTACCGGCCCCTGCGTGCCATCATGGAAGTACCATGCGACAGTGCGAACAAACACGGCCAATGGCGACAGAGAAAGAAGGTAGTCAGAAACTCTGTAGCCAAAACATACCCCACCTCTGGGGGGCAGCAGTGTAGCCTGTACTCCAATGTTGCAGGGAGTGACTCAGAGTATTCAGCCGAGTGCGTCTCACTCTTTCACTCCACCATTGTGGACACCAGCGAGGACGACAAGTCCAACTACACCACAAACTGCTTTGGGGACAGCGAGTCTAGTGAGGAGGAATATGTGGAGGAGAACACCACCACCACGGACACTGAGGAGAGCGTAGGAGGAGGCCCTGGAGGGGCTGGGGGTGGCAGGACAGGCAGGCAGAGGGGGCAGCTGAGGACGGCTCGGGTCACAGTAGGGAAACTGGAAATGTACCCAGCTCAGACTAAGACCTTTGTTAAGATTAAGGCTTCTTACAACCTGAAGAGGAAGATCCTCAGATTCAGGTCGGGTTCACTCAAACTCATGACCACAGTGtga
- the dact1 gene encoding dapper homolog 1 isoform X3, whose protein sequence is MVSVLGELEYLRHRQQLLVLSALKEEVKEARSDAQLSCEENILVLRKQLSCLRRDAGVISELHELDQQINELRLEPEPSHDQLETDSRPSSGFYELSDGASGSLSNSSHSVFSECFCSTADAEGYFLSTEELASCLEYDVLVGGFYDDLGSSGVVRRSLSAPHQASLEATSLAPTDSPSKTFCNFFPRKASDIYNYRSPSHAAAVQGSALLQVSGDGGQSRDEAGGECLKTETFPILGSVSGPLRPQGSTFQSHSSKHLEKYIFGLLQRRAQPIRANRPRTNISTDPLKSVVRQPSFSLRQISGPCSGAGTLKGSEIKSVFPAGETSAEVITVSSSPRQSSLESKNEEKGTQRVSPDDTVTIKTSSKINKGDSNSDLQNNCSVTSRVKNTSTKRLISKTGKGSLSLSGASVPTLLTDNIVQGSPKCNSSDKETSQPCCPVDQEQIVKSVLTAKTQTGASKKLSKALQSGPSEDNKSELAHSSAEPFAQNHEEDIRVARRSHVGNGNLAKQHNGKHRKGNNRNVKITKVKSTNRTSTMLASERKEVPSEKKDKFCLNPNRVLEVDDGSSNHVKVSNKRTSSGLKNISASTLLAGVPDKQARSTQISMRSGVLKQHHHGNYHSHLPHGREQVIVVAKPKYKRNDYRPLRAIMEVPCDSANKHGQWRQRKKVVRNSVAKTYPTSGGQQCSLYSNVAGSDSEYSAECVSLFHSTIVDTSEDDKSNYTTNCFGDSESSEEEYVEENTTTTDTEESVGGGPGGAGGGRTGRQRGQLRTARVTVGKLEMYPAQTKTFVKIKASYNLKRKILRFRSGSLKLMTTV, encoded by the exons ATGGTGTCGGTGCTGGGAGAGCTGGAGTACCTGCGGCACCGGCAGCAGCTCCTGGTCCTGAGCGCCCtgaaggaggaggtgaaggaggcGCGGAGCGATGCTCAGCTGAGCTGCGAGGAGAACATCCTGGTGCTACGGAAACAGCTG aGCTGTCTGAGGAGGGACGCTGGAGTCATCAGCGAGTTACATGAGCTGGACCAGCAGATCAACGAGCTGCGACTGGAACCGGAGCCGTCACATGACCAGCTGGAGACTGACAGCCGGCCCAGCTCAG GGTTCTATGAACTGAGTGATGGGGCCTCTGGCTCACTCTCCAACTCGTCTCACTCGGTCTTCAGCGAGTGCTTCTGTTCGACCGCCGACGCTGAAGGATACTTCCTGTCTACAG agGAGCTAGCCAGCTGTTTGGAGTATGACGTGCTGGTTGGAGGATTTTATGACGACTTGGGTTCGTCTGGCGTTGTCCGCCGATCACTCTCAGCTCCTCACCAGGCTTCTCTGGAGGCTACGTCACTGGCTCCCACCGACTCCCCGTCTAAaactttttgcaattttttccCCAGAAAGGCGAGCGACATTTACAACTACCGAAGCCCGTCACACGCTGCGGCCGTCCAAGGCTCTGCACTTCTGCAGGTTTCTGGTGACGGAGGTCAGAGCAGAGATGAAGCTGGTGGTGAATGTCtcaaaacagaaaccttcccCATACTTGGTTCTGTTTCAGGGCCTCTTAGACCTCAAGGCTCCACTTTCCAAAGTCATTCCAGTAAACACCTGGAGAAGTACATCTTTGGTCTGCTGCAGCGGAGGGCCCAGCCTATTAGGGCCAACAGACCCAGGACCAACATCAGCACGGACCCTCTAAAGAGTGTCGTCCGTCAGCCCAGTTTCTCTTTGAGACAAATATCTGGTCCCTGTTCTGGTGCTGGAACTCTGAAAgggtctgaaataaaatctgtgttCCCTGCTGGAGAAACCTCGGCAGAAGTCATTACCGTCTCATCTTCTCCGAGGCAAAGCTCTTTAGAAAGCAAAAATGAAGAGAAGGGCACTCAGAGAGTTTCCCCTGATGATACTGTCACCATAAAAACCAGCTCCAAGATCAACAAAGGTGACTCAAACTCCGACCTGCAGAACAATTGTTCTGTCACCAGTCGGGTCAAGAACACCAGCACAAAGAGACTCATTAGCAAGACAGGCAAAGGGTCTCTTTCACTCTCAGGTGCTTCTGTCCCAACTCTTCTCACAGATAACATAGTTCAGGGAAGTCCAAAATGTAACTCCTCAGACAAAGAGACAAGTCAGCCATGTTGCCCTGTTGACCAAGAGCAGATCGTCAAATCAGTTCTAACAGCTAAAACACAGACTGGTGCTTCCAAGAAGCTCTCCAAGGCTCTACAGAGCGGCCCATCAGAGGACAACAAGTCAGAGCTGGCCCACTCCAGTGCAGAACCTTTTGCTCAGAATCATGAGGAAGACATAAGAGTAGCAAGAAGAAGTCATGTGGGGAATGGCAACCTGGCCAAGCAGCATAACGGTAAACACCGCAAAGGCAACAACAGGAATGTTAAGATTACCAAAGTGAAGAGCACCAATAGAACATCCACCATGTTGGCTTCTGAGCGTAAGGAGGtgccttcagaaaaaaaagataagttcTGCCTTAACCCTAACAGGGTTCTTGAAGTAGACGATGGAAGCTCCAACCATGTCAAGGTCTCCAACAAACGAACTTCATCAGGCTTGAAAAACATCTCTGCATCCACCCTGTTAGCCGGAGTCCCAGACAAGCAAGCAAGGTCAACACAAATCAGCATGAGATCAGGAGTATTAAAGCAGCATCACCATGGAAACTACCATTCCCATCTTCCCCATGGACGCGAACAGGTAATTGTTGTGGCCAAGCCAAAGTACAAGCGGAATGATTACCGGCCCCTGCGTGCCATCATGGAAGTACCATGCGACAGTGCGAACAAACACGGCCAATGGCGACAGAGAAAGAAGGTAGTCAGAAACTCTGTAGCCAAAACATACCCCACCTCTGGGGGGCAGCAGTGTAGCCTGTACTCCAATGTTGCAGGGAGTGACTCAGAGTATTCAGCCGAGTGCGTCTCACTCTTTCACTCCACCATTGTGGACACCAGCGAGGACGACAAGTCCAACTACACCACAAACTGCTTTGGGGACAGCGAGTCTAGTGAGGAGGAATATGTGGAGGAGAACACCACCACCACGGACACTGAGGAGAGCGTAGGAGGAGGCCCTGGAGGGGCTGGGGGTGGCAGGACAGGCAGGCAGAGGGGGCAGCTGAGGACGGCTCGGGTCACAGTAGGGAAACTGGAAATGTACCCAGCTCAGACTAAGACCTTTGTTAAGATTAAGGCTTCTTACAACCTGAAGAGGAAGATCCTCAGATTCAGGTCGGGTTCACTCAAACTCATGACCACAGTGtga